The genomic region TCGCAGTATTAGCTCCTGTTTTTATTCCTACCTGACCATCCTTGCTTCCTGTAACAGAAAAGCCTGCCATCAGTTCTGTTTTAGTAGAAATAAGGGAAGTCTGCACATAATCATCAAAATCATTATCTAAGAGTACATTCTGATTTATAAAAAATTTTCCTCTGTACTGTGATACTTTCTTGAAGTTTGATGAACTGCTTGGGTCTATATTTATCCCGGTTACTCCTGGCAACGCGTTTAAATACACATCTGCCGCAGGTTCTTCCAACATCAGTAAAGTAGAATTATCTTCCATTTTTACAGTTAAGTTGCTTATATTCAGATAATCAGTCAATGCGGTAGTTCCTTTTGAGTAAAACGCTGTACCTCCGCTTTTTATTAAAGCCGTAGTTGCTCCCTGAAAATCTATCTGTCCACCTGATTCATTATAAAACAACAGTGATTTATCGCCTACTGTTAAATTAGCCTGATTAATTATTGTTACCGCGCTTCCTATTGTTCCGTTTCCTTTTGTATACAGTCCCACTGCCCCGTTAGCTGCTTCTATTTCTGCATTATTCATTATTTTCACTTTATCATTGTTATTATACAAAGCTACCGAATTTTCCCCGCCTATTCTTATACTTCCGCCGTTTTGTCTGTAATGAATGTCTGCTGTCGTTTCTCCCGGCAATATTTCTGTATTTAATGCATTTCCGTTATTTTTTGTGATATACACACCTACTGTATTTTTTGATCCGTCAGGCTGGGCTGCATAATTCAAGACTGTACCGTCATTTAAAGTTAGTGAATAAGCATCACTTGTCATATTATTTACTGTTCCTTCATTATCAATTGCCTGAGCTGCATTTGTATAAATTCCTGTTGTTCTTTCAGTCATATTACCAGGTGTTCTTATTTCTATTTTCGCTCCTGTGCCTAAATGAACTACTCCTTTTCCTCTTCCTGTTGTACTCCATCCCGGTGCTCCGTTAGATGTACCGTCAATTACTATTAATCCGTTAGTTCCGGCTCCTGTTTGATATATTGGTATATTATAACTTCTTCATATAGTCCTGCTTTTAGATCATCACTAATAGTAAAAACCAGTCCATTTCCCTTTTCTACAATAAGCTGCGAATCTTTTCCCGGGTCATTGGTTGTATTATCGTTTACTACTTTACTTCTCATACCGTCCTCTGATTCTACTATATTTATTCCTGTTGAGTCTCCTCTTACAACAACTATCCCCGGATCTATATAGGCAAGGGTATCCCTATCTCTATAATCTATATAACAACATCTCCAAACCTGCAGTCCCTGTGACCTGTCATCTACAATTACGTTTCCGACTCTTCCGTCTGAAGCATGACTCAGATACGTTCCTTCAGTATCTTCGAATTGCATCCATACGGCCTGCTTTACTCTTACTGTGCCGTAATTTTCTATTTTTGTATTTTCTGCATAACTTCCGCTGTAATAATGTATTCCCATTACAGAACCTATATCTCCGCCATTATCTGCCAGATTAGTATATATATTAAATTCCCCGTTGTTTACAAATGATATAGGGTTGGCATTCTCCGGTCCAACCATATATCTGTTCTGGTTCAAAATTCCGTGAAATGTATTTGTCCTTGTTACTCCGCCGCCGCTATTCCCGTATCCATCATAGTTTATTTCTATTTTCCCGTCATTGGTATAAGATCCTTTATATATTTCTACTCCTGTTTTATTCATCAAACTTGAAAAACTGACTACATTATATATCAGATCACCGCTGTTTACCTCATTAGTTCCGTTCACAGATGTAGTTACTGCATCAGCATGCCCTGAAGTATAGCTTGCTCTTGGCCAGTTAATAGATATTCTGCTTAAATCCGGAGGTGTAACTACATTTACCGGTGAAAATGAAGGTAGTCTGACATCTCCTGTTATTGTAGGTATTTCTACATTCACACTTACAATATTAGGGATTATATTGATTTCCTCTGCAGGCGATATTGATAAAGCCAGTGGTTCTTTTGTCAGCCCTTTCAAAGGTATACTGACACCTAAATTTATGTCTTTTGTCTCCTGCAATGGTTGGTAAGGCTTTCCTGAAATACCTCCTCCTGTTACACCGCTTGTCATTACATAATTTCCTGCTGTATCATAATATCCGCTGACTTTCGAATGATATCTGGCGTTTTCGGAACTGTTGTCCACTCCTTTTCCATACTCGTTATAAAATCCCGAAAAAAATATCTGCCATTCTAAAAATTCCGGTTTCACCACATAATCATTTTGTAGATATAAATCTTTTAATTCTTTATTTTTCGAATTGATTATTCTTTCTAAAACTTGATAATTCTTATTATTTGATTTTCCTTGTTCCATGTTTTTAATTATGTTGTTATACATTCTGTCATATTTTGTGTTTCCGTTAACAGTATTTCCTGCTGCATATACTGGTAAAATTGAATTTAATGCTACAAAAGATAACAATATTTTTTTATTTTTTTTCATAATTCCTCCTTAATTTGTTCTAATAATTTTCTATGATATATTATCTGTTATAATATCATGTTTCTAATAAAAAAAAAGTTAATTATTTTTATGCTGTATTTTTATCAAACTTAGTCCTATAAATGCTAACAAATATAGCATAATTTTTTTCATATTTATAAAAACAATTAAATAACCCGTAATTACCAAAGAAATTATCATCAATAAAGAATCGGAAAGTTATATTTAAAAAATATATACAGAAAAAAATATTTCAAATGATGTACAACTGTATAATAAATTATTGTCTGAACTTAAAACAGAAAATGAAAATAAAGTTTTCTTAACATTGAAAGAAATTTTGAATAATATAGAGAATTTAGATAGAAAAGATGTACAGTAATTATTTAAAATGTTCATAAAAAAATCGAACTAATATAGCTTAGTCCGATTCATATATAATTTTAACTTCTCCTTAGAAAAGTAAGATATTTTAGTGGTGCCTAGATACATACCGTTTATATTCCAGACTTTGTAATAAAAAAGGGAGCATATTTCAGCCCCCTGCAAAAATGATTTTAAATCATCCCTCGCAAGTTGATTTTATCATTTATTAATGAATAAATCAAATAGAAAGAAGGACTAATTATGAAAAACAAAAAGACTATTATAATTCTAGTATTGTTGTTTATTGCCATATTCACGGCATTAATTTTTATAAAATATGAAACTTCAAATGAAATTTCTTACTTCATAGATGAGCAAACTGGAGTCGAATATATTACTTATCATAAATCCATCACTCCCCGGTTGGATCAGAACGGGAAAGTTATAGTAAAAAAATAAGCAGCCTTAGTGGCTGCTTTTATTTATTCTTATACATTTCTTTTAATAAATCATTTTCAATTTCGTTTTTTAGATTATTCTTAATTATATCAATGTCCTCTTTCTTTACATCTAATAGGTTCATTTCAATCGTTTTTTTTGTTATTCTAGCATCTACTTTTTTCAATATTTCTTTTTCAAGTTCTTCATATGATTTAGAATAACGTTGTTCTTCATTGAAGAAAGCAAACACTCCTACTCCACACAAAAATACTAATGTATGAAATAAAGCTCTCTTTATTTTAAATTTTGAAGCTTTAAAAATTTTAATACTTCCCCATGAAAATGGTCTGTTTTTACAAAATTTAGGATATGGAAAAGGTTTTATATAATATTCTCCATCTTTTCTTTTTTCCCATGCTTTATTTTCGCCATATACAATAGCTAAAATTATCTGTAGTATATAAGCAAGTGTAAGAACTAATATTATGTTTATTAATGCAGTAAACAATATAAGCCTATACCCATTATAATTTTCAAGAAATTTACCAATAAATGTGAAATTTACCTGTATAAACGTAAAAATGGCAAAAAACAAACCCATCATCGTCATAATTTCAGATTTTATATTCCTTGAATGCGAATTAATTTGGTCTAAATTTCTCCAAGAAGCAAAATGATTTGTCAAAAGTAAAATTTTATTTAATAAAAGTTCTTCAGATATCTCAGATCTTAAATGTGACATTTTTTCGTCAAATTCATCAGAATATTTTTTATAATTGGATTCATCAATTTCTTTTTCTATTATACTACTTACGGTTCTATTTACAAACAAAGTTAATTCAGACAATCTATTTGAAGTTGACTGTTGATTAGAATTTTCGGGCGAATTAATGCTCGGATCTATATTAGGATTCATAGTTGTTTGATTTGGTGTATCAGACATTAAATCCTCCTATTCTTCTATGATATTCAGCTATTTCCTCTTTAGGTATTATTGAATTTCCAGAATTATAATGATTTATCCACGTTTCAAAACGATGCGTTAAATCTACTAAAGCCCAAGTGTTAATGCTTTTATTGTTATCCAAAAAATTTTTTATTATTATATTATCATTTTCTTCACTAGCTAATCTATTGAAATCCTCCATAACATTGCCTGTTCCAAAGAATACATCCATATCACTCTGTACTTTACGATCTATATCGTCAAATCTTAAGTCTTGTGAGCCAGAATAACGATATTCATTAAAGACTTCTCGTACTACAGGACCGTAATCCCAAGCTTCAATATTTTCATTAAATAAAGGTCTTCCCACATTTACAAGGAAAATCGCTTGTAAAAAATATAATGTTTTTTGTAATCTAACATGATCCATTGGACAATGACTTAGAATATATTTTGCAACACTTAATGCATTATATGGCATAGAAAACACCTCCTATTTCTTCTTAGTTAATTATACCATGTTGTACCATTTTTTCATATCTTTTTTTTTACCTTCTATTATACTATATTCATTAAAATTTTTCCATATATTTTCACTTCCTTTCTAAAGAGTAAAATGTCAACTCACAGGTTTACACTCTTCAAAACATTCAAATATTTCTCCACCTTCTTTCTAATATTATTGTGATAAGTTCTCATATCCTTGTCCTCTCCATACAATTTAATAGTAAATATCACCCCTCTTTCATCTTGCCTAATTGCATAAGTCACATTATCCACTGTTCAATCTCTTGAACCTTTTTTACTCCACTAAAGAAGTAATATTCAGACATAAAATCACCTCTTGCTATTCTTCCAATTTATGCTTAGATTATAGCATTTATAGGTAATTCCCACTAAGTCGATTAGACTAAAATGGGTTAGATTCAAAAAATATTATCCCTACTTTTCGGCATTTAAAACAACATTTTTATTTTTTCTTAGATTTCCTCTAAAATAAAAAAGACACTCTTATTAAAAGTGCCAGCAAAAAGAATCTACCCCAGTTCCTTTGCACTATAATTCTACCTTAACTTTTTAATTTGTCAATAGGTAAATATGCATTTATAAAATAAAAGAACCCTTTCACAGGCTCTTATATTTTATATTTACTTTTCAGATACTCATATTAAGACGGCATACTGTTTATTATGTCCAACTTTGCCTTTTCTGCCTTATAGAATTCTGGAAAATGTTTCTTCAGAACTGGTGTCAGTTCCTTGAACTTGCTTATATCTGATTTTTTCATGTCTGGTAAATCACCCGATAGTTTTTCAAATTGCTTTTCTAAATCCCAGTGAATTGTTATAAGTGTTAACTGCTCGTGTCCTTTCAACTTCGATAAATCCTTAAATAATTTGCATAACATAATGTTACCTCCTAGTTTTTTAGTTTTTTTATATCTATGTTTTTGATTCTTTGACAATAAGTTTCTATCTCGTCAGTGTATAAATCTTGATTTTGCCTTACTAATGAACATCTTTTTATATCCCTTTCGATATCTGTGCTTTTTAAATCTGCAATATCGTCTTTTAGCTTTTCATCTTGTTTTTTCAAAT from Sebaldella sp. S0638 harbors:
- a CDS encoding DUF6440 family protein, encoding MKNKKTIIILVLLFIAIFTALIFIKYETSNEISYFIDEQTGVEYITYHKSITPRLDQNGKVIVKK
- a CDS encoding Panacea domain-containing protein, giving the protein MPYNALSVAKYILSHCPMDHVRLQKTLYFLQAIFLVNVGRPLFNENIEAWDYGPVVREVFNEYRYSGSQDLRFDDIDRKVQSDMDVFFGTGNVMEDFNRLASEENDNIIIKNFLDNNKSINTWALVDLTHRFETWINHYNSGNSIIPKEEIAEYHRRIGGFNV